One genomic segment of Rivularia sp. PCC 7116 includes these proteins:
- a CDS encoding glycosyltransferase family 2 protein — MNNLRINTPFISIVIPTYNRPERLSDCLESLTKLEYPRDCFEVVVVDDGSKISLESVVEPFKHQLEITLLKQENAGPATARNTGAKQAKGEFLAFTDDDCKPAQDWLKTLADKFVNAPDCLIGGKTINILADNPFSTASQELINYLYSYYNKNPQKATFFASNNIAVSTKLFDNIGGFDTTYPRAAAEDRELCDRWLQYGKKMVYAPEVEVYHAHKLTLSSYWKQHFFYGRGAFCFHQVRAKRAHREIKVEPISFYLNLLKYPLSQPTPQPKLLLSALLFISQVAGVTGFFWERTRQTSN; from the coding sequence ATGAATAACTTGAGAATCAATACACCATTTATATCTATCGTAATTCCTACTTACAATCGTCCTGAAAGATTATCAGATTGCCTGGAATCATTGACCAAATTAGAATATCCCCGCGATTGCTTTGAAGTTGTGGTAGTTGATGATGGTAGTAAAATTTCACTCGAATCAGTCGTAGAACCTTTCAAACATCAGTTAGAAATTACATTACTTAAACAAGAAAATGCTGGTCCTGCAACTGCTCGCAATACAGGTGCTAAACAAGCGAAAGGAGAGTTTCTTGCCTTTACTGATGATGATTGTAAACCAGCACAAGACTGGTTAAAAACATTAGCAGATAAATTTGTCAATGCCCCCGATTGCTTGATTGGAGGAAAAACCATCAATATACTTGCCGATAATCCATTTTCTACCGCATCTCAGGAATTGATTAACTACCTCTACAGCTATTACAACAAGAACCCTCAAAAAGCAACCTTCTTCGCCTCTAATAATATTGCCGTATCAACAAAACTCTTTGATAACATCGGTGGCTTCGATACAACCTATCCAAGAGCCGCAGCAGAAGACAGGGAATTGTGCGATCGCTGGCTGCAATACGGCAAAAAAATGGTTTACGCACCGGAAGTTGAAGTTTATCACGCCCACAAATTGACGTTATCAAGCTATTGGAAACAACACTTTTTTTACGGGCGCGGTGCTTTCTGCTTTCATCAAGTTCGTGCTAAACGTGCCCATAGGGAAATTAAAGTCGAACCCATTTCATTTTACTTAAATTTATTAAAGTATCCGCTGTCGCAACCAACACCTCAACCGAAATTATTATTATCTGCCTTATTATTTATCTCTCAAGTTGCCGGAGTTACGGGATTTTTCTGGGAAAGAACTCGTCAAACTAGTAATTGA